The Anopheles gambiae chromosome 2, idAnoGambNW_F1_1, whole genome shotgun sequence genomic sequence TTGACAGGCGCCATATGTGTGTAACAAGCGGGACAAATGTTTGGCCCGCGGTTATTACATTGCTTCGTGGAAAATGGAGGAGGCCGGACCGGCCGGAGTACGCCATCGTATAACGAGGCATTTTTTATAGCAAAAGATCGTGTTTTTGCTTGCGCGTAGGAGGGTGGAaatacacagagagagagagtactTTAgctatttataattattataaaagACACAAGACGGGTCCCAGAACACGACAAATTGGAAACCTGTAGCTAACCGGTACGAATGTGCAACCGAGAGAGACCGCGAGGTCGacggaataaaacaaatgcGACAGTTTATTAAGCCTGCGCCCCGGTAGTGCACGACGAGCAACACGAGCGTGGAAATGGTGATGGTTGTGTATTGCCTTAATGTGTAGGAGTTTTCCACTTGCCTTGGTGTTTGTTCCAACGCTGCTCTCCTTGGCAATGGTACACACTCTTCTCGGTCGAAGAAAGCCGGAGATTAATGGTAATCTCCAGAATCTGCGCAATACCCTTTCGCTCACGGAGGGGACATCTGTGCAGCTCATTGAAcgggtgtgtgcgcgcaccATTAAAGCCAGTTGTTCGTGAACGTTCCGGCCGCTGGTAGTGGCGTGTGATTCTGACCAAAGCGACGACAAGACGAACGTAGCCATGCAATCGGATGCAAGAGGTTCGTAAGCACAGTGTCACTGCGCCATGGTGGTGTAGGTGTGTGCTGATCTTGAAACAGAAGAAtctaaaggagggaaaggaaaatttGAGACAAAACGGTCTCccgaaaaaacaaatatgGGAAGCTGATTTATTGCAAACGCTTGATCATTCGCATTCGTCACGTTTGACTTCATGACGGTGGGCCGTTTCTCTGTGTGTACTGGGTTGTGGCGTTGAGGAGTGCATTGGTAGTATCCCAAGGGACAGAAATAGAAGAGAGTCAAATCATTTGCCTACCTACCCCTTCGCTGAGAGTTGGGTCGTGTTGGATAAAGGACGCTGTAACGGATGTCTCAGTGCATCTTCGGTCGGGTTTGTGTTCAGTTGATACGATAATGTTGGTAGAATTTCGGTGAGTTATCTTTCGCTTCAACGCAATCCTCCGTACTGTTGCAATCAATACCAAAATGCTTCATACCAGccagagtgtatgtgtgtgtgtatgtttgtgtaatTATCAGTGCGAAGAAATTCCCTAAAATACAGTTTTGAATTCCGTACGTCGCCCAGCTATGGCAGCGTTACCCAACGAATGCGTTTTCACATCGATGGGAGATTGCGTCGGAAATACCGTACCCGTAAACGTATCTCTGGCCCAGTGCCAACCCAGTTGGTATCCGCGGGCAACAATGAATGGGTTTTCCTCGCTTGCGTATCGAATGAGCATTATTCCCCTGCTCACAACGGACCACCTCCCTTCCAAAGGGTGACTTTAAAAGTAGTGGTTTGAAGTGACCGAGATTGAGTTATTAGGTACTTGCAATATGAGCCAGGGTTGGTCGAGGGATGGTTTGCCGATTATGGTGCAGTTTTATCAACTTCTTCCAGTTCCACGCCCTTTAGAGATATGATAGAAgcagctttttttctctcttccaaAAATAAAGCTCCATTGGGGGGAGATGTATCGATTCCGAGCCCTCTCCATCCCCACCCCTACTACTACACTCGGTGAAGGGGTGTAATCATGCGAACGATTGCACGAAAGGGAAATTGAAGCAAGTGAAATCCAGCCGAGTGAAATGTTACACATGCATGCATAATGGCCAACCAGCAGTGGTTGGTGCTTGGACAGTGTACAGTAGCGGCACAGGGCATCTCTATCTGGCTGGCTTCCAGCTCTACGCCAAACGAACCAGACAGGTGCGGGGCAGTGCAgctaaaacattaaaaaaaacttccgaagcaaaaaaaaggaaacatcaCACAAGAATTGGCGGAAAATGGgtttaaaagcaaacaaaagaaaactgtTTACCGGCTGTGTAAtgtgcttttttccttccttttgtcTGCTTGCATACGTAACAAATCTACATACTACCCGCTCGCCGTGTCCTCAATTGCATTTCCCTTCCCTCCAACTGTACGGAATGAAAGAGAGCGCCAAACAGACCCGAGCGGCGTATTAGGCGTAAAGAAAACTCCCCACTCCAACAAGGGTGTGCCACCGCCTCACCGTGTGCGTGGTGGAAAACTGGGGAGGAAaactctgtatgtgtgttggttgGTGGTCGAAGGTAAAGTCGAAACAATAATCCAATTATAAATAATTCCAACATTTTCCTCCATTACTCAGCGCGAACACGACTGCCAAGCACTCAATCCAACCAacccacacacccacccagctggtctttctctctctctctctcacacactcgaTTCCCACCGGAATAGGAAAGAATAAGTGGCCAGGGGTTGCACTTACGAGATCGCTTACACAACGCGTCGATGATTGTAGTGTGGTTGTCTCTCTATCGCGCTCATTGTTGTGATTATTGATTATGCATTAACTTTATAAAAGTATTATCACATTTCATCCTCCCTGTGGACGGCCACATGGTGGCTATTGAACTTACCCGGGGTAGCGTGTTTGTGCTCTTTGAGTTTCTCTTTCTCACTTCTTGAAGAATCGTTCGATGTTGGTGCGGTACTAAATTTAATCCATTAGACAATATGTGGCACATTCCGTGCCGTTCGTAAGGCAAGTGACCACTGGCAAAAGTGTGTAAAAAATGGCTGAGAAAAAGAGCATGGGgatgaaatgtgtttgtgatgGGTATCGTGAGCCATTGCGAGTCACACCCTTGACCTAGTGAActtgttttcattcttaatGTTCAAACAAAGCCCAGTTTATGGGTGTTTCTCTTAAGCAACTCGTTCAGGCACaagaaaacaattcaaacagaATGATGTGAACTCTCTCCCTAACGCAAGCATTTTTGTTCTCATTTCGCAGATCCAATCCTGTCCACTGTCATCCCGAGCGGGCCCGAGTTTACCGCCAACGATAAGCTGCTCATATCGCTCGAGAAGCAGCTCAGCATTGAGACGAAGGTGAAAAACGGCGCCGAAAACATGATCCAATCCATCTCCAGCGGACACCACGGTCGCGATAAGAAGCTACTGGCCGAGGCACATCAGATGCTGGCCGACTCGAAGGCGAAAATCGAATACCTCCGGCTGAAGATACTGAAGGTGCGCCAGAACAAGCTCAGCAGCAAGGGCTCGGAGGAGAATGGCGGCGAGTCGGCAAACGCGGCCAAACAGCCGCAGGAGCTGGAAACGTCGCTGGACGATCGCATCGAGGAGCTGCGCCACCGGCTGCGGATCGAGGCGGCCGTTGTGGACGGTGCGAAGAACGTTATCCGCACGCTCCAGAGTACAAAGACAATCGACAAAAAGGCCCTGCAAGAGGTACGTGCCGGGGGAGAGTCCCTTggaatggttttattttgtagATGTGTTTTGTTACAATTTTAGGCTCCTTACAAACAATTTCATCTGTCAATCGTTTCGCGCTGTGTCACGCGTGTGGTGCGGGCTGTCAtaaaaattgattgatttagcGCTGAACAACGAACCAATTTCTAGATAATACTGCAAAAGCACTCTGGAACCATCTCGCTGTGTCAGTGTCTTATCTTAGGGCGCCGTTCGAAATGTGTCCACGAGATTGCATTGGAATCTTCATCAGACACCGTTACTATGCTCCGCTTTTATTGTACCTTAGCCTTACGAGACGATTTGAACACCTTTCGGTAGGCGAACCTTAACACCAGCTTAAACACCTTGAACACTACGTAAAGGATGGCGACCAGGAACGCAATCACATCCAGCGATTCATGCTGGAAGAAGTTCATATCGGCGCCCGGGTAGTGCAACTGCGGTGCGCCCCGATGCCGTGCGACATACTCCACCCAATAGCAGGCGAGATCCATGGCACTCTGCGGTCGGTCACGATACAGCTCAGAAATGGCTTTCGCCCGCTCGGCAAATCGATGCTCGCGCACCATAATGTTGACCGCACGCGAAAACGTACGCTCGTCCAGCTGCTTGTAGTCCACCTGCATCGCCACGCCGTCGTCGATCATGGACTGGATGTTTTGGTGCTGCTCGGCAAAGATGGGAATGCCCAGCACCGGCACACCGTGGTACTTGGCCTCGGCCATACCGCCCAGGCCGCCGTGCGAGATGAACAGCTTAACGTTCGGATGCGCCAGCACGTCATCCTGCGGCAGCCACGCTTTCGACAGCACGTTCGGAGGCGCGTTCGGAATGTGGTCGCTCTCCCACTTCCACAGCACGCGTTGCTTGAGCTGCGCGAAGGTTTTCAATATCGCGTCCAGCTTCGCCTGCGGAAGATCGGCCGACTTGAGGTTCGACCCGAGACAGAAGTACACGACACCGTGCTCGCCGGCACCGTCAAGCCACTCGCGGATGTCCTCGGGCAGTGGGTCCGGTTTGGCTTTGATTTGCAGTCCGCCCACCTCCACCACGTTGGGCAGGTAGGGGCGCGGTGTAGCCTGCGAGAAGTGTGTGTTGAGCAGCACGAGCGAAACATTGCGCCGCACGTCCGCATACGATGGGTAGCGACCGGGCGGGAAGAACTGTTCGTAGTACGACGTCTGCACGTAATCCGACACAGCGGTGATCACATTTTCGACACCGGCAAAGAGGAAGTTTTTGACCCGGCCTGCAAAATCCAACGCCCCTCTGCCACCGACCATGATAGCCGGGACCGTTGCGACCGCCCGCGGGTTACCGACAAAGTCGGCTGTCATTTTTGTCAAGCCGGCCGAAAACAGCACCACCGTTGGGGCGTTAAAGTGCGGCCCAAATCCGAGCACAAAGTCTGCCACAAAGTACCCCACAATCACCAAATCGAAGTGCTCGTCTTTAAGTGCCTGTACCTGGGCGTCTTCCATCGCCATCTCGGCCGTACGGAATTGGGTCTGGAAGAGATGCACTATACCGCCGAGCGAGTTGCCTGTGTTTTTCTGCAAAAAGTCCCTCGTCATCTGCCCGAGGTCGACCTTCTGCACCACGATCTCCCGGTAGTTGGGCACCGGTTTCGAAAGCTTGAACGGGCTCACCATCGTGACCTACGAGGGGGAAGCGATTGGATGGGAGCATTAGCTAATGGAACTGTTTCTCCTCTAGAGACACTCTACTTACGTCATGACCGCGCGCAGCCAAACCCTTCAGTAGTGCCTGCCCGACGAGTACATGCGATCGGCCCGAGCTGGGATAGATGCACAGGATTCGGTACGCTTCTAGCTGCgcaaaacagcagcacaaTACCACCCAAGCAATAGCAACACCTTGTGAGAGCTTCATTCTCACTACCGTTCTAGCGAACACTTGATTCTCATCTGCAACTGCTCGGTCATATGGCGTCTTAAGAGAGTGTCGACAGAGGTTGACTTTTAATCAATGGGGTTGTAGTTGTGTAGCATTGTCGACAACGCGCTATCAGTCCATGAATGGAATCTCGCTTTAGAATTGCGTAGTTTGCACAGATACACCCATGCGTGGGTCAAGCTACAATGGAACTGCAGCACCTTTTGTTAAATCAAGTGTagacgtgtatgtgtgtacgatGCTTCCCTAATGGTACTCAACACGATCTTGATGAGCTTTACGATCAAGCGTCAACACTCGCATAGAAATTTTGCAATCTCATCGCCTGTCGTGGTGGTTGTTTGCCCGTTGCTATCAAGCTAACGATAAGATAACTCCAACATACCAACTGACCTACTGGGTATATACTGATGTAAATGTTTCGTCATTTattttgtgcgtttgtgtatATCAAACCTGTACCTGTGTGGTATTTAAATTACAAATGTGAATGCCAATCAGCAGTGGTTATGTTAATCTAAGCTTTTTTCTGCTTGTTCTTCGTTTTCTGATCGCTTTTTGCTCCACCGAACAAAGCACGCCTAAGTTTCCTCCCTATAAGTACAACTGCCTTGTAGACGATATAAAGCACGCCAATTATAAATGCATACACATCCAGCAGAGCCAGCTGGAACGCGTTCAAATCGGCACCTTGATAGTGTAGATGCGGTGCCCCATGATGCCGGATGACGTACTCGATCCAATAGACGCCGGTTTCGAGCGCTCCCATCGGACGATCCTTGTACAGCAAGGCACGCCCCTGCACCTGCTCGCGGTACTTCGGATCACGAATCACTTCCTGCACCACACCGCTCAGCAATGGCTCCGTTAGCTCGTCGAAGCTCACCGACAGGCCCCACCCTTCCTTCACGACTTGTGCCACATTACTGTCCTGATCTCCGAACATGGGAATACCGACGATCGGCACACCGTGGTACATCGCCTCGCTAATACTGCCCAGGCCACCGTGCGTGACAAACAGTTTCAGGTTCGGGTGTGCCAGAATCGCATCCTGCGGCAACCACTTGCCAATGAACACGTTCGACGGGCGGTTTGGCATCTCGTCCTGGTCCCATTTCCAAATGACTCGCTGCTTCAATCCCCGTATCATGCCCAGGATCGCGTCCAGCTTGTCCTGTCGCAAGTTGGAGCTGCGAAGATTCGATCCAAAGCTTATGAAGATGGCTCCATCCCGACCGGCACCGTCCAGGAATTGCTGCAAATCCTGTGCCATTGGATCGGGCTTGACGTTGATCTGGATGCCGCCCACCTCGACCATGTTGGGTAGGTAAGGTCTCGGTACAGTTTGCGTAAAGTGTGTGTTGAGCAACACTAAAGAAACATTGCGTATTGCATCGTCATAGCTTCGGAAGCCCTTTTCGGCGGGGAAGTTTGAtctaaaagagagagagcattcATTGGTTAATCATTGTTTGAAGCATTTGGTGTGCGAAATCGATTGCCCTTACTCGTAGTACGGCATCTCCTTGTATCTTAGGTACGTCAGCATGATCTTTTCAACGCCATTGATGAGAGTGTTTGCGACCCGATCGAAGAATGTCATCGGATTACGCTGACCCAACATCATGTGCGGCACGGCGGCAACTTCGACCGGATTGCCCACATAGTTGGTCAGACCGGAACCGGCGGCAGAGAAGTAGAGAACCGTCGGACAACGGAACAGCTCCCCGACGCCAATCACGAAACTGTTCATGAAGAAGCCAACCAGTGCCAGATCGAACTGCTCTTCTCGCGCAAGTCGAAGAAGCTCCGGAGAATTAAGCGTAACATTGGAGGCATCATGCGTGACCCGCAAGATCTTCGGGAACAGCTTCATCATATTGCGACTGCCGCCCTGCATAAAGTCGCTCATGATGGTCGAAAAGGCGTCCTCGATCGGTATGTATACATCCCAGTAGTTCTTCGGCGGCTTCTTCAAGGGAAACGCACTAACCATTGTAACCTTTTTATTGCGTGTGTGCAGACGAGATGCGAAAGGGAATTAGCAACTTGAAGTGTTGTGCTAGCCGGGATACAACTTCTTACCTCATGTCCACGGTGTGCCAGCTCCTTCAGTAAGGCTTGCGCTCCCAGCACATGCGACTTGCTGGCCGTCGGAAAGACGCACACAATTTTTGCTGACTCAGCGTGACCAATCACCAGCAGGGTCGCTAACAAACCCATGCTGAAGGTCACCATCAGTCTCGTCATTATATCGTTGCCTTTTCGTTTCATCTTCTCTCACCCtctgcggggggggggggggggggggggttagaATATCaccaaacgcaaacacacagacgcgcTCTTAGCACTACGATCGCGAACAAACGACTGAAACCGCACCGGGCGATGAGTGATGGTTTTAAGCCGTTCGATCCAGAGCGTATGATGATGATATGTGTGTGCGGCTCCCCTGGTGGGGAGCTTCTTGAAAAGACATGCAGATAATCGTCCACACTTTTGTTCATGGTCACAATCGCCAAACGTTAGGTCAACTTCTTGACGCTCCTCTGCCTCTTTCTCAAGTCGACCGATAAACCAATGCACGGTATACCCACATACACAGTTGTTTTGAATGTGTGCAAGATAAACATGCTTGTCGCTCGCAGTGCGCTACAAATACACGCTCACgacgcttttttttgcatacatcAATAAGCGATAGACGTTGGACGCCCAGAGTGAAGCCAGCATCTAATTGGGCATATTACAAGTGTGGATGTTTCATGTTTGGCTCCCATCCAACAGAGATTATCTGACAAACGCTTCATGCTACTAGCGGTGGCGCCTTCACACACATTTTTGCGACGTAATCTAACCGATTAGCACCACCATGCTTGAAATCCCACGGCTGTATTGGTTAGCTTGTTGTGTTCTGTCTCGGTGTAGGTTATACCAGTCGAACCGGTCGTTATGACGTCACCCTTGAAACATATTAGAGACATCATTAATGTGTTGCTGTGGTAACGTTTACTTGAAATACGTTGATCACGATCACGTCTTCTCGTTGCTTGCTTTTGTGCTTGAATGATGATCTTTGATGGCGGATCTTGGGAATGTGAACACATTTGTTCCTTTTGCAATTCTTCAATCTCTCGGGTTCTTTAACTTTTTAAAGAATTGTTCTACACTTGATCACATTTTGATTAGTAGTTATAAAACGGATCCACCGGCGAAAGTCACTGAACTGTTCTGACGATGACATCGCTTCGAAGCGGCTTTGTGACCGACGACCCCATTTGTACGACTCGCATGTGCGCGCTACTCGAACCGAAACACGATCCTTGCCCGCGATCACCCGCCAACGTGGGTCCGAGTGCGTATTTCAACCGAcgtaaccaccaccaccaccacccgtccTGCCCTGCTGTTCCATTTCACCGCTCGGTGGGATTTATTTTCGACGTTTCGTCGTCGCGTAGGTTGAAAAAGTGAAACCTTTTCCTCGCTCAGAGCAACAGTGGTCACGCAGTAGAGGTGGTGGAGGAAATTGGCaacaaaagaacgaaaaaccTCACAAAAcgtgctgtttgtgtgtgtatgtgtgctgtaCGTGTCGTGGTGTTTCCATCCGGTGCACGGCTCGGTCCCCCAGTAAGCGGATGGCGCTAGTGGTCCGTGGTTTAAGCAAGAAGCTGGCCGTCCCGAACGTGCCAATAatattgcgtgtgtgttgttttgtgcgtGCAGTAGGAATAAAAGTTAAAGGTGTCGGTTAGGGAGATGGAAGACGACGGCGGATGTCGTCCTGGCCAGCTGGAGGAATCAAACCATCAACAAGCAGCAAGGAGTCGGACGAAAAAGTGCAGTCACAGTCACAACCAccaacatcaccatcatcatcagcaccatcaccaccatcaccatcatcatcaccacaatCATCACAACAACCACGTGGAGGAGGTTCAGACGGAacaggagcaacagcagcaccagcgtcACCGCCATCACGATCGTCGACATCACAAATGTCATCATCGGCGGCAAAGATCGGCATCGGAGGTTAGTTTCGTGAGCCGCCATGTCCGTGTCGTCGTggttttgttgcaaatttacgCGGAGAGAAGAGTGCAAGTTTTCGGCTAAAGCCGTTGCAAATATTGCTGAGAGTTGGCTTAAAAATAGCGCCGCTTCCGCCATTCATTGAAAGTTCAAcgggagagaaggagagagtgaAGACACTCATGGTCTACCACCAAAAACCTGTGAATGGTGGTAGGTCTGACTGTATCCTGCAGGCAGCCATACACGCACACCTGTATGCGATTGTTGTTCTTGCTATTTCCTTCGCGTGTTGAAGGTGGATTAAGGAGTTCAAAAATAGTTTcgcgttttaaaataaaattacgtTTTTTTCGGCGGAAATGAAAAGCATTCAAATGCAATAGGATGAGTTGCATTTAATTTCCTGCCCCTCGCCAAATATCCTTGGGACGTGGTGGACATTTTGCGATCAACTGCAGCGCAACACTCTTTCCCATTTGCTGTGTAGTTTGGATGTGGTCTTGTTACGATCCTACGATCATACACATGTTTTTTTCACTACCTCCTCCTGCGTATTACGAAATCGAACGAACGCATTTTAAACAATTACCAAATaactacatacacacactcacaaaacatAGACCCCGTTCGTCTAGAAGCTCCTCGTTGATCTCTCCGCTTTGAGACGCGAAGATCTTCCATCCCAGAATGTGTATGGTTACTGATAATATTTATTCGTTTTGCTTCGGGTGGAAGCTGTGTTCCTTTTCTTCGCGTCTGTTTGTGCATATGGTAACGAGCAAAGATGTCTAGCGTGTTGTGTATGGATGTGTTTATGCTAGCAGACAACTCTAGACGTGGTGCCTTGACCGTTGTCGTAGTCGAACCGAAAGGGGGAGGAAGTATGTCTCGCGGTTGCGCTTGTTTTATCGTCTGTCGCTTAGTTAAGGCACATCACCCGATTGGCAAACGCGTAAATAGTGGATCGTTTTTGTTCCTGTTGATTTACCGTGTTTTGGACCGGATCGATGGAATGGACCGGACAATTCCAAGAAAACTAGTGCCCTCGTGGGTATCCAGAATAATCTGTTCATGCTGCTGCTTTAAAATGTGTGGATGTGGATGAGTATTTTGAAATGATTTACGAAACATCGTTTGAATAATACAGACACAGTGTATAAATTACAACAAACCATGTGTCTGACGCTGAAACCAACTTCAATGGATTGAATATCCATTAGATTTCGTTTGACCCATATAGCAGGAATATCGTTCCGTATGTAAATAGACAAGCGTTCTGGCCTGTTAGACAAGAATCCTTTACATTAGCtgctttttcatttaaattataaGGTTTTTACACAACTTACCATACATGTCTCGCTCAGAAACGATCAGCATCGTGCCACGTATCACGTATCAAGGGATATAGTAAAGCATTTTTATTACACATCAAATTCCTGACGTGCTTTCTTGTGCGGGATGACGATGTGGCAATGGACGGAACTATAATCCTAGGGCGATTAGCAAAAGAATCTCTAAAAGGGTCACCCTATTATCGTTTTTCCCTCCCCCATACGTTCAAATGATGGATCACACCATCATCTACGTTACCATCTTTCGATGACTCAATTATTCTACCATTGAGAGTTGTGACCCGATTTCGTGTCCTGTGTTGCGTGCAGCGGTAATTTATGCACTTCTCATTTCGATTCGTGTCGTAATGCCCTTTGCTCACTGATCTACCCCATGGCCCTTACTTTTACACGTACTCCCCAAGTCGAACCCAAGCGCTTTTGCTCTGACACAACCAAAATGGTTCGGAATTTATTTTGAGATAAATTGAAAATGGCTAATTGAATGGGGGGAAAGAGGTGAGCACACATCTTCATTTCCGCACATCAAACAGGAGGGCAGACGACTACACACGCGGGGAGAACACGAGATATTGTTGTTGTAGCTGCGGCATGTCAAAATTCGTTAAAAGCATTCGCTTTGTGTGGAAGTTTTGGTGCCGCTGTTGCAGTCTCTCATCTCAATTTCGCCACCAAAAACTGGCGAAGGTGACAGAAGAAGTAATTCTGGaaacgaaagtgaaaaaaacaaaccttcagCCTCTCATTTGCCATTCTGgtaacactctcacacactctctcttaCTCGGGACGATCGGTTTCTTTGGGTTCATTCTTAGTGTAGATCGGTTGCTTTCCATCCAATCTGACACACCACCAGCTGACAGTCGTTTCGATACGATCGAGCCGATCGGCAGTCGTCGGTTCAGTAGCACGTTCCGAAAGAATTGATCGATCTGCTGTTCTGCGCGACAACAACGATCATCCCCAAACGAACCCGAAAACCCTATTGTGTGTTACGAAACAACGAATCTCTTTGACTCTcggcgtgtgcgtgcgttttacACGCCAAAAGAACATCCCGCTCAGCAGCCGGTGAGAGGTCGGTGATTTGATCGTACGCGCGCGCTCTTTGCCGTGCGtgcgtttatgtttatgtCTCAGTACGACATGGGCTCTGAACCAGTGACGATCATCCGTGCGTCCGTGGCCGTCGTACACTCTCGCCGTCTGACACTGCCGTAAACATAGACCGAGTCGCTGTCGATTGCTTGCTCACCCACCCCCGGGGGTGGCAGTTTTTACGCGCTTTTTTAAGGCAACTCGGCCCACCATATTCGCTTGTTTTTGCGGTTCGAGATAATGGACCGTGATGGAAGTGTGACGAGTGATTCGGCAAAGTGAGGCACCATTTTTATTGgtttgatcgatcgatcgatcgacaaTCATCGGGCGGAAGTGTTGAATGTGAAGTGAAGAAAGGATCCATCGGCCACGTGTGTTTGAAGGAAGCAGTTccaatggagac encodes the following:
- the LOC1269640 gene encoding UDP-glucosyltransferase 2; protein product: MKLSQGVAIAWVVLCCCFAQLEAYRILCIYPSSGRSHVLVGQALLKGLAARGHDVTMVSPFKLSKPVPNYREIVVQKVDLGQMTRDFLQKNTGNSLGGIVHLFQTQFRTAEMAMEDAQVQALKDEHFDLVIVGYFVADFVLGFGPHFNAPTVVLFSAGLTKMTADFVGNPRAVATVPAIMVGGRGALDFAGRVKNFLFAGVENVITAVSDYVQTSYYEQFFPPGRYPSYADVRRNVSLVLLNTHFSQATPRPYLPNVVEVGGLQIKAKPDPLPEDIREWLDGAGEHGVVYFCLGSNLKSADLPQAKLDAILKTFAQLKQRVLWKWESDHIPNAPPNVLSKAWLPQDDVLAHPNVKLFISHGGLGGMAEAKYHGVPVLGIPIFAEQHQNIQSMIDDGVAMQVDYKQLDERTFSRAVNIMVREHRFAERAKAISELYRDRPQSAMDLACYWVEYVARHRGAPQLHYPGADMNFFQHESLDVIAFLVAILYVVFKVFKLVLRFAYRKVFKSSRKAKVQ
- the LOC5667069 gene encoding UDP-glucosyltransferase 2, with the translated sequence MKRKGNDIMTRLMVTFSMGLLATLLVIGHAESAKIVCVFPTASKSHVLGAQALLKELAHRGHEVTMVSAFPLKKPPKNYWDVYIPIEDAFSTIMSDFMQGGSRNMMKLFPKILRVTHDASNVTLNSPELLRLAREEQFDLALVGFFMNSFVIGVGELFRCPTVLYFSAAGSGLTNYVGNPVEVAAVPHMMLGQRNPMTFFDRVANTLINGVEKIMLTYLRYKEMPYYESNFPAEKGFRSYDDAIRNVSLVLLNTHFTQTVPRPYLPNMVEVGGIQINVKPDPMAQDLQQFLDGAGRDGAIFISFGSNLRSSNLRQDKLDAILGMIRGLKQRVIWKWDQDEMPNRPSNVFIGKWLPQDAILAHPNLKLFVTHGGLGSISEAMYHGVPIVGIPMFGDQDSNVAQVVKEGWGLSVSFDELTEPLLSGVVQEVIRDPKYREQVQGRALLYKDRPMGALETGVYWIEYVIRHHGAPHLHYQGADLNAFQLALLDVYAFIIGVLYIVYKAVVLIGRKLRRALFGGAKSDQKTKNKQKKA